One segment of Panulirus ornatus isolate Po-2019 chromosome 2, ASM3632096v1, whole genome shotgun sequence DNA contains the following:
- the Gar1 gene encoding H/ACA ribonucleoprotein complex subunit 1 isoform X4, translating to MDLAEVEVVVVEFGYFMHTAQEDLVCKVIHRDVPYFNAPIFLENKEQVGKVDEIFGTIHDKYVSVKLQENMKASSFQANSKVYIDSSKLLPLAIFLPGNKRTRGRGGGRGGKGGRGGRGGGRGRYTEKEHGGGSGRGGRGDGFGRGGGGGGFGRGGGGGFGGGGGRFGRGGGRGGGFGRSGGGFGRR from the exons GTGGTGGAATTTGGATATTTTATGCATACAGCTCAAGAGGACCTTGTTTGTAAAGTCATTCATCGTGATGTTCCCTATTTCAATGCACCAATATTTCTCGAAAATAAAGAACAG gtgGGAAAAGTTGATGAAATATTTGGAACTATCCATGACAAATATGTGTCTGTCAAACTTCAGGAAAACATGAAGGCTTCATCATTCCAGGCAAATTCAAAG GTATATATTGATTCATCCAAATTGCTGCCATTAGCCATATTCCTCCCTGGTAATAAAAGGActagaggtcgtggtggtggcagaggaggaaaagggggtcggggtggcagaggtggtggtcgAGGTAGGTACACAGAGAAAGAACATG GTGGTGGTTCTGGCCGAGGTGGAAGGGGTGAtggttttggccgaggtggtggcggcggtggttttggccgaggtggtggcggtggttttggcggaggtggtggtagaTTTGGACGAGgaggtggcaggggtggtggttttggtcgaagtggtggtGGCTTCGGGAGAAGATAA